Proteins from a genomic interval of Shewanella seohaensis:
- a CDS encoding methylated-DNA--[protein]-cysteine S-methyltransferase → MSQNFSQLISAPTAKDYQPCAVDTLSTPVGELQLNANAYGLSHLTVVGSSRTEIPLKVATNDELARAKSHIEQAKAQLQDYFRGELTEFHLSLAPKGTEFQQQVWQALVQVGYGQSCSYGDIAQRIDRPKAVRAVGAANGANPIAIIVPCHRIIGKNGQLTGYAYGLTMKQQLLMLESTSKGAHFTLE, encoded by the coding sequence ATGAGCCAGAATTTCTCCCAACTAATTAGCGCGCCAACGGCCAAAGATTATCAGCCCTGCGCTGTCGATACCTTAAGTACCCCAGTGGGCGAACTACAACTCAATGCTAATGCCTACGGATTGAGCCATTTAACGGTCGTGGGCTCGAGCCGAACGGAGATCCCGCTAAAGGTTGCAACTAATGACGAACTTGCGCGGGCCAAAAGCCATATTGAGCAGGCAAAGGCGCAGCTTCAAGATTATTTTCGCGGTGAGCTAACCGAGTTCCACTTAAGTTTAGCGCCTAAGGGCACCGAGTTTCAGCAGCAGGTGTGGCAGGCGCTGGTGCAGGTCGGTTATGGGCAGAGTTGCAGTTATGGCGATATCGCCCAGCGTATCGACAGGCCAAAAGCCGTTAGGGCGGTAGGTGCCGCTAATGGCGCCAATCCCATTGCGATTATTGTGCCCTGTCACCGTATCATTGGTAAAAATGGCCAATTAACCGGTTATGCCTATGGACTTACGATGAAACAACAGCTGTTAATGCTGGAATCGACAAGCAAGGGAGCGCATTTTACGTTAGAATAG